One segment of Neodiprion fabricii isolate iyNeoFabr1 chromosome 1, iyNeoFabr1.1, whole genome shotgun sequence DNA contains the following:
- the LOC124188015 gene encoding cadherin-23 isoform X2: MLTILLVLVATSSSVRGQVVNRAPHFIPGGDMARLAVSESTSPGAPVYTLQGEDPEDSRVHYSISGEYFTVDRETGVVILRKALDRETQDLIEVIISITDEGIAGSEPNTVSLRREIAVLDENDNPPVYHGRPYAARVPESAKVGSVLLPSGTITVTDEDGGVNADVVVRCAASSRDDDVCEVFDVNTEKLAEGRYEVRITLASPLDYERRNSYLINLVAVDGASDPAKRLHARATVAVDVLDVQDQPPTFLNAPYSAALPENTPAGHTVLTVRARDGDTGQPRPLLLSLEDDDTGHFELAVTREGDISVGKLMTTSAFLDREDTNILQNGGIYTFIVKATELINNEIPADTATSVITIVVTDVDDLAPVFNSDSFSIKISEDIGMDTPLPGLNMVVSDGDVGDNAKFSLALRDAPGYPNISQAFSVSPQQAQGRVPVVVRANNKSVLDYDVEDETKRTLEFDVTASVAGKVVASSRVHIKLLDANDHSPEFSQSVYKLAVPEDAVPGTHFGEVFAVDKDSGEFGELTYNLRGFGTDKFETDPKRGGLSVAKALDYEVQKSYSLTMEARDGGGRVSTVNILIEVQDVNDNEPIFEQKEYSRTVREEALSFEPQLFVRATDVDGPTQGDGKVTYSIGHHNSMTENVFKVDPETGEVGMQKPARSGDTERGLYELSIRATDKGKPPLYSETKLFVRVGVPGNQKPIFRGNYKAGAPGPNTYRARLLENATPGTEVVKVTANDPDGRDSLLQYYIASGAKDNFVINQSSGIITVSPDARLDMESGGDKYNVIVYAVDSGTPVRETATTTVAVNIIDVNNKPPVFNNSTYLMYVSERAAIGDSVLRVTATDPDSDANIEYTLIEPIRAVDKTGVALKSTTPYDYKTAFKINSTTGLITVNQVLDYQVAAVIILTVQARDLNAVVDQEKQVTEVEVTIYVQAYSDDNPIFTNPGWSANNPVIRVSVPEEQPVGTTLLMLSAREPATGRPVETFELIRDDDDEGYVNVGVQSGNVVLSKRLDYENLGDKILRFKVRALARDYEISRSMSEAKVIVSVLDINDNSPIFNQKDYKISVLESSAASKIILNVKATDMDSSNTEQEVKRGFGEVRYALTGENANLFEIDPISGNILIAANTTLDRERQSVLRFYVIATDMPQGGAEQKTSRALVTVDILDVNDNAPSFPQESYTAVVPENAPAGISVVNITAVDPDEGKGGTIHFEIIDEGEANGLFKINHSTGEISSAGQLTGKGRTEPYNMRVRAQDGGDPVLFTDVALVLYIGDVVSNDGVPLIIRPTLDEVAHIAENSTTGSPVFQVVASDPDDPNLPNGKITFKFLEEGNFGNDASSFSINSETGLITTKKLLDRETKDSYTLILVAQDLGDPPQQATRILQVIINDIDDHKPHFKRSLDSPPVEISTNEEVPIGTNIGVVEAIDEDIEENGMIDYVIVYGNEAGLFSIERSENNSAIIKSTGRLDREQFDRHLITVKCFKFPIKKSELTPKPYNRQDPSERQVLIRILDIDDNKPKFKKGNFTLGVRLNVPIDTSLLTLEATDADSDALPMNYNMGDVSFTSVVDPSISREKMTSIFSLNPETGELRTTSSMTGFADGFMEVPISANNSVTPGRETNITVKIFLVRDRDMLKFVFSKPPVEVRKSLENFEQAVQQALSLPVEVNVYDTQFYSKEDNSLDFSSTSSCFQMVGKESYDLNEMKALLTDPKNEELKRVYQQYNVGTVQHCAALVARADASMTQMWVLAIAALVGIAAIISSCTLCCMHANGEIQQVYVQA; this comes from the exons ATGCTGACAATTCTGCTCGTGCTCGTCGCCACGAGTTCCTCCGTTCGAGGACAAGTGGTGAACAGAGCACCGCACTTTATACCTGGTGGAGATATGGCTCGTCTGGCCGTCTCTGAGAGCACTTCACCTGGAGCGCCAGTCTACACTCTACAGGGTGAGGACCCCGAGGATTCCCGAGTGCACTATTCCATCAGTGGAGAGTACTTCACGGTGGATAGAGAAACTGGCGTTGTAATCCTTAGGAAGGCGTTGGATAGAGAGACCCAGGATCTGATAGAAGTCATCATTAGCATAACTG aTGAGGGTATTGCGGGTTCTGAACCTAATACAGTATCTCTTCGTCGAGAGATAGCCGTTCTCGACGAAAATGATAATCCACCGGTTTACCATGGTCGTCCGTATGCTGCCAGGGTTCCCGAGAGTGCAAAAGTAGGCAGTGTACTACTTCCTTCGGGCACCATAACTGTCACTGACGAAGACGGAGGCGTCAATGCTGACGTTGTTGTACGGTGTGCAGCATCGTCCCGAGATGACGACGTTTGCGAAGTCTTCGATGTCAATACGGAAAAG TTAGCGGAAGGTCGTTATGAGGTTCGTATAACGTTGGCGAGTCCCTTGGATTACGAAAGAAGGAATTCCTATCTCATCAATCTTGTCGCCGTTGATGGAGCCAGTGATCCAGCGAAAAGACTACACGCCAGAGCTACTGTTGCTGTCGATGTTCTAGATGTTCAG GATCAGCCGCCAACATTCTTGAACGCTCCATACAGTGCAGCTCTTCCTGAAAATACCCCAGCAGGACACACTGTTCTGACAGTTAGAGCACGTGATGGTGACACCGGACAACCGAGGCCTTTGCTGCTCAGCCTCGAGGATGACGATACAGGGCATTTCGAACTCGCAGTTACGCGAGAAGGAGACATCAGTGTCGGAAAGTTAATGACCACCAGTGCCTTTCTAGACCGTGAAGATACGAACATTTTGCAAAACGGGGGAATTTATACGTTCATAGTGAAAGCTACTGAACTGATAAATAACGAGATTCCAGCCGATACAGCTACCTCAGTTATCACCATCGTTGTCACAGATGTCGACGACCTTGCGCCGGTCTTTAACAGTGATtcattttccataaaaatttcagaggaTATCGGAATGGATACACCGTTACCAG gTCTAAATATGGTAGTCAGCGATGGTGACGTTGGCGACAATGCAAAGTTCTCCTTGGCTTTAAGGGATGCACCTGGATATCCAAATATCAGCCAAGCGTTTTCAGTCAGTCCTCAACAGGCTCAGGGAAGAGTACCTGTCGTTGTGAGAGCGAATAATAAATCGGTCTTGGACTACGATGTTGaagatgaaacaaaaagaacaTTAGAGTTCGACGTCACGGCTTCTGTAGCTGGTAAAGTG gTTGCATCGTCCAGAGTACACATTAAGCTTTTAGACGCGAATGACCATAGTCCAGAGTTTTCGCAATCAGTCTACAAGCTCGCAGTACCTGAGGATGCAGTCCCAGGTACTCATTTCGGTGAAGTATTTGCAGTAGACAAAGATAGTGGAGAGTTCGGAGAACTAACTTACAATCTTCGTGGTTTTGGTACTGACAAATTCGAAACCGACCCAAAGAGAGGTGGGCTTTCTGTTGCGAAGGCACTCGACTACGAGGTTCAAAAGTCTTACTCATTAACAATGGAAGCCAGGGATGGCGGAGGCAGAGTTTCAACTGTCAACATTCTGATCGAAGTCCAAGATGTGAACGACAACGAGCCCATCTTTGAACAGAAAGAATACTCGAGAACTGTCCGCGAAGAAGCATTGAGTTTTGAACCACAATTATTCGTCAGAGCTACGGATGTTGATGGTCCAACTCAGGGGGATGGAAAAGTGACGTACTCGATCGGTCATCATAACAGTATGACGGAAAATGTTTTTAAG GTTGATCCAGAAACAGGTGAAGTCGGAATGCAAAAGCCAGCACGATCTGGCGATACAGAACGCGGTCTCTACGAACTCAGCATCAGAGCAACTGACAAAGGAAAGCCACCTCTGTACTCTGAAACCAAGCTCTTCGTCCGCGTTGGTGTTCCTGGTAATCAGAAACCCATATTTCGGGGTAACTATAAAGCTGGAGCACCGGGACCCAACACTTATCGGGCACGTCTACTGGAAAACGCTACACCTGGGACAGAAGTTGTTAAAGTGACAGCGAACGATCCTGATGGAAGAGATAGCTTACTGCAGTATTACATTGCCAGTGGGGCGAAGGATAACTTCGTAATCAACCAGAG TTCCGGTATTATAACGGTTTCACCGGACGCAAGACTGGATATGGAATCCGGTGGAGACAAGTACAATGTGATCGTGTATGCAGTTGATTCTGGAACACCGGTTAGAGAGACGGCTACTACAACGGTAGCTGTGAACATTATCGATGTTAATAACAAGCCACCTGTTTTCAATAACTCGACGTATTTAATGTACGTGTCGGAGAGAGCCGCCATTG GTGATTCCGTTCTCAGGGTTACCGCAACTGATCCAGATTCTGATGCGAACATTGAGTATACTTTGATCGAGCCGATAAGAGCCGTTGACAAGACAGGAGTTGCTTTGAAAAGTACAACTCCGTACGATTACAAAACAGCATTTAAAATAAACTCTACCACCGGTTTAATAACAGTTAATCAGGTTTTGGATTACCAAGTCGCGGCGGTAATTATTCTCACGGTTCAGGCCAGGGACCTCAACGCTGTTGTTGACCAGGAGAAACAGGTCACCGAAGTTGAAGTCACGATTTACGTTCAAGCCTACAGTGACGATAATCCGATTTTCACGAATCCTGGATGGTCAGCGAATAATCCAGTAATTCGCGTGTCAGTTCCTGAAGAGCAACCGGTTGGAACGACTCTGCTGATGCTGTCTGCCAGGGAACCAGCGACTGGTCGACCGGTTGAAACGTTCGAATTGATTcgtgatgacgatgacgaagGTTACGTTAACGTTGGGGTTCAAAGCGGGAACGTAGTCTTGAGCAAAAGGCTGGATTATGAAAATCTAGGCGACAAG ATTCTTCGCTTCAAAGTTCGAGCCTTGGCCAGAGATTACGAAATAAGTCGAAGCATGTCGGAAGCTAAGGTGATCGTGTCAGTGCTAGACATAAATGACAACAGCCCGATTTTCAACCAAAAAGACTATAAAATTTCCGTACTCGAATCGTCCGCGGCATCTAAAATTATCCTGAATGTCAAGGCTACGGATATGGACAGCTCGAATACGGAACAGGAAGTGAAGAGAGGGTTTGGCGAAGTCAGATACGCTTTGACTGGTGAAAATGcaaatttgtttgaaatcgATCCAATCAGTGGAAACATTCTC ATCGCAGCTAACACAACACTTGACCGAGAGAGACAATCCGTTCTGCGATTCTATGTTATCGCTACAGATATGCCTCAGGGTGGCGCGGAACAGAAAACTAGTCGAGCATTAGTCACCGTTGATATTTTAGATGTGAATGACAACGCTCCCAGCTTTCCTCAGGAGTCTTACACAGCTGTGGTACCAGAAAATGCGCCAGCAGGTATCAGCGTTGTAAATATTACTGCGGTTGATCCTGACGAGGGTAAAGGAGGAACGATTCACTTTGAGATTATCGACGAAGGAGAAGCTAATG GTCTCTTCAAGATAAATCACTCTACCGGCGAAATCTCTTCTGCTGGGCAACTGACTGGCAAAGGAAGAACGGAACCTTACAACATGCGAGTCAGGGCTCAGGATGGAGGAGATCCTGTCCTTTTTACGGACGTCGCGTTGGTTCTTTACATCGGTGACGTTGTCAGCAATGACGGTGTTCCTCTTATCATCAGGCCAACTCTGGACGAGGTGGCTCATATCGCGGAGAACTCGACTACCGGAAGTCCAGTCTTTCAAGTCGTTGCTTCGGATCCAGATGATCCAAATTTACCGAACGGGAAAATAACCTTCAAGTTTCTTGAGGAGGGAAATTTTGGGAACGACGCAAGTTCGTTCAGCATTAACAGTGAGACTGGCTTAATAACGACGAAAAAGCTATTAGACCGTGAAACCAAAGACAGCTACACGCTGATTCTCGTAGCTCAGGATCTTGGCGATCCCCCCCAGCAAGCGACTCGTATTCTTCAAGTGATTATAAACGATATTGACGACCACAAGCCGCACTTCAAGCGAAGCTTAGACAGTCCGCCAGTGGAGATCAGCACTAATGAGGAAGTTCCAATCGGAACAAATATCGGAGTCGTCGAAGCGATTGACGAAGACATTGAGGAGAATGGGATGATCGATTACGTAATTGTATACGGAAACGAAGCTGGCCTGTTTTCTATAGAAAGATCGGAAAATAATTCTGCAATAATAAAATCCACAGGGCGATTGGATCGTGAACAATTTGACCGCCACCTCATCACCGTGAAGTGCTTCAagtttccaataaaaaaatctgagcTCACACCAAAGCCGTACAATCGGCAAGATCCTTCGGAGCGGCAAGTCTTGATAAGGATATTGGACATTGACGATAACAAACCTAAGTTTAAAAAAGGGAATTTCACGCTGGGAGTTCGACTGAACGTACCAATTGACACCAGTCTTTTGACGTTGGAAGCCACGGACGCAGATTCGGACGCCTTGCCGATGAACTACAATATGGGTGACGTATCATTTACTTCAGTTGTCGATCCATCGATATCGCGAGAGAAAATGACCTCTATATTTTCGCTAAATCCGGAAACTGGAGAGCTAAGGACAACCAGTTCAATGACAGGATTCGCCGACGGTTTTATGGAAGTTCCGATATCGGCAAATAATTCCGTGACGCCAGGAAGAGAGACGAACATCACAGTGAAGATTTTCCTAGTACGAGACCGAGACATGCTTAAGTTCGTTTTCTCCAAGCCTCCAGTCGAGGTGAGAAAATCGTTGGAGAATTTTGAGCAGGCCGTGCAACAGGCCTTGTCGCTTCCCGTTGAGGTGAACGTCTACGACACACAGTTTTATTCGAAGGAAGATAATTCCTTGGACTTTTCGTCGACTAGTTCGTGCTTCCAAATGGTTGGAAAGGAGTCCTACGATCTCAACGAAATGAAAGCCTTGTTAACAGACCCTAAAAACGAGGAGTTAAAGCGGGTGTATCAGCAGTACAACGTCGGTACGGTTCAGCACTGCGCTGCTCTCGTTGCAAGGGCCGATGCCTCTATGACACAGATGTGGGTACTTGCCATCGCTGCTCTGGTCGGGATTGCCGCGATTATTTCCAGCTGTACGCTCTGCTGCATGCACGCAAA CGGTGAAATCCAGCAAGTATATGTGCAAGCATAG
- the LOC124188015 gene encoding cadherin-23 isoform X1: MLTILLVLVATSSSVRGQVVNRAPHFIPGGDMARLAVSESTSPGAPVYTLQGEDPEDSRVHYSISGEYFTVDRETGVVILRKALDRETQDLIEVIISITDEGIAGSEPNTVSLRREIAVLDENDNPPVYHGRPYAARVPESAKVGSVLLPSGTITVTDEDGGVNADVVVRCAASSRDDDVCEVFDVNTEKLAEGRYEVRITLASPLDYERRNSYLINLVAVDGASDPAKRLHARATVAVDVLDVQDQPPTFLNAPYSAALPENTPAGHTVLTVRARDGDTGQPRPLLLSLEDDDTGHFELAVTREGDISVGKLMTTSAFLDREDTNILQNGGIYTFIVKATELINNEIPADTATSVITIVVTDVDDLAPVFNSDSFSIKISEDIGMDTPLPGLNMVVSDGDVGDNAKFSLALRDAPGYPNISQAFSVSPQQAQGRVPVVVRANNKSVLDYDVEDETKRTLEFDVTASVAGKVVASSRVHIKLLDANDHSPEFSQSVYKLAVPEDAVPGTHFGEVFAVDKDSGEFGELTYNLRGFGTDKFETDPKRGGLSVAKALDYEVQKSYSLTMEARDGGGRVSTVNILIEVQDVNDNEPIFEQKEYSRTVREEALSFEPQLFVRATDVDGPTQGDGKVTYSIGHHNSMTENVFKVDPETGEVGMQKPARSGDTERGLYELSIRATDKGKPPLYSETKLFVRVGVPGNQKPIFRGNYKAGAPGPNTYRARLLENATPGTEVVKVTANDPDGRDSLLQYYIASGAKDNFVINQSSGIITVSPDARLDMESGGDKYNVIVYAVDSGTPVRETATTTVAVNIIDVNNKPPVFNNSTYLMYVSERAAIGDSVLRVTATDPDSDANIEYTLIEPIRAVDKTGVALKSTTPYDYKTAFKINSTTGLITVNQVLDYQVAAVIILTVQARDLNAVVDQEKQVTEVEVTIYVQAYSDDNPIFTNPGWSANNPVIRVSVPEEQPVGTTLLMLSAREPATGRPVETFELIRDDDDEGYVNVGVQSGNVVLSKRLDYENLGDKILRFKVRALARDYEISRSMSEAKVIVSVLDINDNSPIFNQKDYKISVLESSAASKIILNVKATDMDSSNTEQEVKRGFGEVRYALTGENANLFEIDPISGNILIAANTTLDRERQSVLRFYVIATDMPQGGAEQKTSRALVTVDILDVNDNAPSFPQESYTAVVPENAPAGISVVNITAVDPDEGKGGTIHFEIIDEGEANGLFKINHSTGEISSAGQLTGKGRTEPYNMRVRAQDGGDPVLFTDVALVLYIGDVVSNDGVPLIIRPTLDEVAHIAENSTTGSPVFQVVASDPDDPNLPNGKITFKFLEEGNFGNDASSFSINSETGLITTKKLLDRETKDSYTLILVAQDLGDPPQQATRILQVIINDIDDHKPHFKRSLDSPPVEISTNEEVPIGTNIGVVEAIDEDIEENGMIDYVIVYGNEAGLFSIERSENNSAIIKSTGRLDREQFDRHLITVKCFKFPIKKSELTPKPYNRQDPSERQVLIRILDIDDNKPKFKKGNFTLGVRLNVPIDTSLLTLEATDADSDALPMNYNMGDVSFTSVVDPSISREKMTSIFSLNPETGELRTTSSMTGFADGFMEVPISANNSVTPGRETNITVKIFLVRDRDMLKFVFSKPPVEVRKSLENFEQAVQQALSLPVEVNVYDTQFYSKEDNSLDFSSTSSCFQMVGKESYDLNEMKALLTDPKNEELKRVYQQYNVGTVQHCAALVARADASMTQMWVLAIAALVGIAAIISSCTLCCMHAKYKRKMKHARLREQPRPALSYVSAGPRMVSAGSHTTLGPGTMVTLGPHEGPYEWGADAALYHPNTLNSRA; the protein is encoded by the exons ATGCTGACAATTCTGCTCGTGCTCGTCGCCACGAGTTCCTCCGTTCGAGGACAAGTGGTGAACAGAGCACCGCACTTTATACCTGGTGGAGATATGGCTCGTCTGGCCGTCTCTGAGAGCACTTCACCTGGAGCGCCAGTCTACACTCTACAGGGTGAGGACCCCGAGGATTCCCGAGTGCACTATTCCATCAGTGGAGAGTACTTCACGGTGGATAGAGAAACTGGCGTTGTAATCCTTAGGAAGGCGTTGGATAGAGAGACCCAGGATCTGATAGAAGTCATCATTAGCATAACTG aTGAGGGTATTGCGGGTTCTGAACCTAATACAGTATCTCTTCGTCGAGAGATAGCCGTTCTCGACGAAAATGATAATCCACCGGTTTACCATGGTCGTCCGTATGCTGCCAGGGTTCCCGAGAGTGCAAAAGTAGGCAGTGTACTACTTCCTTCGGGCACCATAACTGTCACTGACGAAGACGGAGGCGTCAATGCTGACGTTGTTGTACGGTGTGCAGCATCGTCCCGAGATGACGACGTTTGCGAAGTCTTCGATGTCAATACGGAAAAG TTAGCGGAAGGTCGTTATGAGGTTCGTATAACGTTGGCGAGTCCCTTGGATTACGAAAGAAGGAATTCCTATCTCATCAATCTTGTCGCCGTTGATGGAGCCAGTGATCCAGCGAAAAGACTACACGCCAGAGCTACTGTTGCTGTCGATGTTCTAGATGTTCAG GATCAGCCGCCAACATTCTTGAACGCTCCATACAGTGCAGCTCTTCCTGAAAATACCCCAGCAGGACACACTGTTCTGACAGTTAGAGCACGTGATGGTGACACCGGACAACCGAGGCCTTTGCTGCTCAGCCTCGAGGATGACGATACAGGGCATTTCGAACTCGCAGTTACGCGAGAAGGAGACATCAGTGTCGGAAAGTTAATGACCACCAGTGCCTTTCTAGACCGTGAAGATACGAACATTTTGCAAAACGGGGGAATTTATACGTTCATAGTGAAAGCTACTGAACTGATAAATAACGAGATTCCAGCCGATACAGCTACCTCAGTTATCACCATCGTTGTCACAGATGTCGACGACCTTGCGCCGGTCTTTAACAGTGATtcattttccataaaaatttcagaggaTATCGGAATGGATACACCGTTACCAG gTCTAAATATGGTAGTCAGCGATGGTGACGTTGGCGACAATGCAAAGTTCTCCTTGGCTTTAAGGGATGCACCTGGATATCCAAATATCAGCCAAGCGTTTTCAGTCAGTCCTCAACAGGCTCAGGGAAGAGTACCTGTCGTTGTGAGAGCGAATAATAAATCGGTCTTGGACTACGATGTTGaagatgaaacaaaaagaacaTTAGAGTTCGACGTCACGGCTTCTGTAGCTGGTAAAGTG gTTGCATCGTCCAGAGTACACATTAAGCTTTTAGACGCGAATGACCATAGTCCAGAGTTTTCGCAATCAGTCTACAAGCTCGCAGTACCTGAGGATGCAGTCCCAGGTACTCATTTCGGTGAAGTATTTGCAGTAGACAAAGATAGTGGAGAGTTCGGAGAACTAACTTACAATCTTCGTGGTTTTGGTACTGACAAATTCGAAACCGACCCAAAGAGAGGTGGGCTTTCTGTTGCGAAGGCACTCGACTACGAGGTTCAAAAGTCTTACTCATTAACAATGGAAGCCAGGGATGGCGGAGGCAGAGTTTCAACTGTCAACATTCTGATCGAAGTCCAAGATGTGAACGACAACGAGCCCATCTTTGAACAGAAAGAATACTCGAGAACTGTCCGCGAAGAAGCATTGAGTTTTGAACCACAATTATTCGTCAGAGCTACGGATGTTGATGGTCCAACTCAGGGGGATGGAAAAGTGACGTACTCGATCGGTCATCATAACAGTATGACGGAAAATGTTTTTAAG GTTGATCCAGAAACAGGTGAAGTCGGAATGCAAAAGCCAGCACGATCTGGCGATACAGAACGCGGTCTCTACGAACTCAGCATCAGAGCAACTGACAAAGGAAAGCCACCTCTGTACTCTGAAACCAAGCTCTTCGTCCGCGTTGGTGTTCCTGGTAATCAGAAACCCATATTTCGGGGTAACTATAAAGCTGGAGCACCGGGACCCAACACTTATCGGGCACGTCTACTGGAAAACGCTACACCTGGGACAGAAGTTGTTAAAGTGACAGCGAACGATCCTGATGGAAGAGATAGCTTACTGCAGTATTACATTGCCAGTGGGGCGAAGGATAACTTCGTAATCAACCAGAG TTCCGGTATTATAACGGTTTCACCGGACGCAAGACTGGATATGGAATCCGGTGGAGACAAGTACAATGTGATCGTGTATGCAGTTGATTCTGGAACACCGGTTAGAGAGACGGCTACTACAACGGTAGCTGTGAACATTATCGATGTTAATAACAAGCCACCTGTTTTCAATAACTCGACGTATTTAATGTACGTGTCGGAGAGAGCCGCCATTG GTGATTCCGTTCTCAGGGTTACCGCAACTGATCCAGATTCTGATGCGAACATTGAGTATACTTTGATCGAGCCGATAAGAGCCGTTGACAAGACAGGAGTTGCTTTGAAAAGTACAACTCCGTACGATTACAAAACAGCATTTAAAATAAACTCTACCACCGGTTTAATAACAGTTAATCAGGTTTTGGATTACCAAGTCGCGGCGGTAATTATTCTCACGGTTCAGGCCAGGGACCTCAACGCTGTTGTTGACCAGGAGAAACAGGTCACCGAAGTTGAAGTCACGATTTACGTTCAAGCCTACAGTGACGATAATCCGATTTTCACGAATCCTGGATGGTCAGCGAATAATCCAGTAATTCGCGTGTCAGTTCCTGAAGAGCAACCGGTTGGAACGACTCTGCTGATGCTGTCTGCCAGGGAACCAGCGACTGGTCGACCGGTTGAAACGTTCGAATTGATTcgtgatgacgatgacgaagGTTACGTTAACGTTGGGGTTCAAAGCGGGAACGTAGTCTTGAGCAAAAGGCTGGATTATGAAAATCTAGGCGACAAG ATTCTTCGCTTCAAAGTTCGAGCCTTGGCCAGAGATTACGAAATAAGTCGAAGCATGTCGGAAGCTAAGGTGATCGTGTCAGTGCTAGACATAAATGACAACAGCCCGATTTTCAACCAAAAAGACTATAAAATTTCCGTACTCGAATCGTCCGCGGCATCTAAAATTATCCTGAATGTCAAGGCTACGGATATGGACAGCTCGAATACGGAACAGGAAGTGAAGAGAGGGTTTGGCGAAGTCAGATACGCTTTGACTGGTGAAAATGcaaatttgtttgaaatcgATCCAATCAGTGGAAACATTCTC ATCGCAGCTAACACAACACTTGACCGAGAGAGACAATCCGTTCTGCGATTCTATGTTATCGCTACAGATATGCCTCAGGGTGGCGCGGAACAGAAAACTAGTCGAGCATTAGTCACCGTTGATATTTTAGATGTGAATGACAACGCTCCCAGCTTTCCTCAGGAGTCTTACACAGCTGTGGTACCAGAAAATGCGCCAGCAGGTATCAGCGTTGTAAATATTACTGCGGTTGATCCTGACGAGGGTAAAGGAGGAACGATTCACTTTGAGATTATCGACGAAGGAGAAGCTAATG GTCTCTTCAAGATAAATCACTCTACCGGCGAAATCTCTTCTGCTGGGCAACTGACTGGCAAAGGAAGAACGGAACCTTACAACATGCGAGTCAGGGCTCAGGATGGAGGAGATCCTGTCCTTTTTACGGACGTCGCGTTGGTTCTTTACATCGGTGACGTTGTCAGCAATGACGGTGTTCCTCTTATCATCAGGCCAACTCTGGACGAGGTGGCTCATATCGCGGAGAACTCGACTACCGGAAGTCCAGTCTTTCAAGTCGTTGCTTCGGATCCAGATGATCCAAATTTACCGAACGGGAAAATAACCTTCAAGTTTCTTGAGGAGGGAAATTTTGGGAACGACGCAAGTTCGTTCAGCATTAACAGTGAGACTGGCTTAATAACGACGAAAAAGCTATTAGACCGTGAAACCAAAGACAGCTACACGCTGATTCTCGTAGCTCAGGATCTTGGCGATCCCCCCCAGCAAGCGACTCGTATTCTTCAAGTGATTATAAACGATATTGACGACCACAAGCCGCACTTCAAGCGAAGCTTAGACAGTCCGCCAGTGGAGATCAGCACTAATGAGGAAGTTCCAATCGGAACAAATATCGGAGTCGTCGAAGCGATTGACGAAGACATTGAGGAGAATGGGATGATCGATTACGTAATTGTATACGGAAACGAAGCTGGCCTGTTTTCTATAGAAAGATCGGAAAATAATTCTGCAATAATAAAATCCACAGGGCGATTGGATCGTGAACAATTTGACCGCCACCTCATCACCGTGAAGTGCTTCAagtttccaataaaaaaatctgagcTCACACCAAAGCCGTACAATCGGCAAGATCCTTCGGAGCGGCAAGTCTTGATAAGGATATTGGACATTGACGATAACAAACCTAAGTTTAAAAAAGGGAATTTCACGCTGGGAGTTCGACTGAACGTACCAATTGACACCAGTCTTTTGACGTTGGAAGCCACGGACGCAGATTCGGACGCCTTGCCGATGAACTACAATATGGGTGACGTATCATTTACTTCAGTTGTCGATCCATCGATATCGCGAGAGAAAATGACCTCTATATTTTCGCTAAATCCGGAAACTGGAGAGCTAAGGACAACCAGTTCAATGACAGGATTCGCCGACGGTTTTATGGAAGTTCCGATATCGGCAAATAATTCCGTGACGCCAGGAAGAGAGACGAACATCACAGTGAAGATTTTCCTAGTACGAGACCGAGACATGCTTAAGTTCGTTTTCTCCAAGCCTCCAGTCGAGGTGAGAAAATCGTTGGAGAATTTTGAGCAGGCCGTGCAACAGGCCTTGTCGCTTCCCGTTGAGGTGAACGTCTACGACACACAGTTTTATTCGAAGGAAGATAATTCCTTGGACTTTTCGTCGACTAGTTCGTGCTTCCAAATGGTTGGAAAGGAGTCCTACGATCTCAACGAAATGAAAGCCTTGTTAACAGACCCTAAAAACGAGGAGTTAAAGCGGGTGTATCAGCAGTACAACGTCGGTACGGTTCAGCACTGCGCTGCTCTCGTTGCAAGGGCCGATGCCTCTATGACACAGATGTGGGTACTTGCCATCGCTGCTCTGGTCGGGATTGCCGCGATTATTTCCAGCTGTACGCTCTGCTGCATGCACGCAAA